The proteins below are encoded in one region of Diceros bicornis minor isolate mBicDic1 chromosome 14, mDicBic1.mat.cur, whole genome shotgun sequence:
- the PPP1R3G gene encoding protein phosphatase 1 regulatory subunit 3G, which translates to MEPQEAQLLSLEAQGPAPCGDTPPAEELPTPGVPCMESGGDGGGISEAPSPDAEPLSPAEEAAPREQEELLECRRRRRARSFSLPADPILQAAKLLQQRQQLALGLGAEGGRRAGGVPHGPGGCCAKCKKRVQFADALGLSLASVKHFSEAEEPQVPPAVLSRLRSFPMRAEDLEQLPGLLAAAAAAAPLSAPPPRLRPVFQLPEPGAAAERLRRQRVCLERVHCSALPGAEVTGSGRVLGCPGPRTVAVRYTFTEWRSFLDVPAELQPEPVEPGAPSGGPGPGDAEEEPGAERFHFSLCLPPGLQPKEGEDADAPGVAVHFAVRYRCAQGEYWDNNAGANYTLRYVRPADAL; encoded by the coding sequence ATGGAGCCCCAGGAGGCGCAGCTGCTGAGTTTGGAGGCGCAGGGACCTGCACCCTGTGGAGACACCCCGCCAGCTGAGGAGCTGCCTACCCCGGGGGTTCCCTGCATGGAGAGTGGCGGGGACGGCGGCGGTATATCCGAGGCCCCGAGCCCCGACGCTGAGCCTCTGTCCCCGGCGGAAGAGGCTGCCCCCCGGGAGCAGGAGGAGCTGCTGGaatgccgccgccgccgccgcgcgcgtTCCTTTTCCCTACCCGCCGACCCGATCTTGCAGGCGGCGAAACTTCTGCAGCAGCGACAGCAGCTTGCCCTGGGGCTCGGCGCGGAGGGCGGCCGGAGGGCCGGGGGCGTGCCTCACGGCCCCGGCGGCTGCTGTGCCAAGTGCAAGAAGCGGGTGCAGTTTGCGGACGCGCTGGGGCTGAGCCTGGCCAGCGTGAAGCACTTCAGCGAGGCCGAGGAGCCGCAGGTGCCGCCGGCCGTGCTCTCCCGCCTTCGCAGCTTCCCCATGCGCGCCGAGGACCTGGAGCAGCTCCCCGGCCTgctggccgcggcggcggcggccgcgccCCTCTCCGCGCCGCCTCCCCGGCTTCGGCCTGTCTTCCAGCTTCCGGAGCCGGGCGCCGCGGCCGAGCGCCTGAGGCGGCAGCGCGTGTGCTTGGAGCGCGTGCACTGCTCGGCGCTCCCTGGCGCGGAGGTGACAGGCTCCGGCCGGGTGCTGGGCTGCCCCGGGCCGCGGACCGTGGCGGTCCGCTACACCTTCACCGAGTGGCGCTCCTTCCTGGACGTGCCGGCCGAGCTGCAGCCCGAGCCAGTGGAGCCAGGGGCGCCGTCGGGGGGTCCCGGGCCTGGGGATGCCGAGGAGGAGCCGGGCGCCGAGCGCTTCCACTTCTCGCTGTGCCTGCCCCCCGGCCTGCAGCCCAAGGAGGGGGAGGACGCGGACGCGCCGGGCGTCGCCGTCCACTTCGCTGTCCGCTACCGCTGCGCCCAAGGCGAGTACTGGGACAACAACGCGGGCGCCAACTACACGCTGCGCTACGTGCGCCCCGCGGACGCGCTGTGA